Proteins from a genomic interval of Malassezia vespertilionis chromosome 9, complete sequence:
- the BFR1 gene encoding multicopy suppressor of BFA (Brefeldin A) (EggNog:ENOG503NY6E; BUSCO:EOG09264HOY; COG:S), which yields MATQIMPTAETTEEQPQVTIVKLPGGKPDQKHHNAEIEKTKAEIDKVRQKLTNVRAALNGEGLADMPAGKRRAELRAELDGLRSQQAGSKGSRGKVFDEIKTLQDEIAAKVKALQAAKTKAPYKSTSELDAHVAQIEAQIEAGSMKIVEERKALNEISALKRARKPMEQLGEQQVQIDKLRTQAEQLRGTLNDPESQALNKRYDEIKQELDALSKEQEKTVGSRSKLLARRTALSKELDDLHQARRDRLTAYHAENDKYYAKMTAERERRQDQYKREREEAEKLKQDHEEVQMREDAALPAFAKEIEDCEVLIRYFGGNMEAPSDAPVAPLRSANIPGVAQPRTTETEVPEGAVIVKKDEEDYFAGTKKKAGKNKKNKGAKQSEGADEAGTLQVPFGMLSALLTLSIPPPMNHADLPRVVDNVRLKREYFVSNQERFTKENMEKAEKRIAELKAMRAA from the exons ATGGCGACACAGATAATGCCGACCGCAGAGACCACGGAGGAGCAGCCGCAGGTGACGATTGTCAAGCTGCCTGGCGGAAAGCCTGACCAGAAGCATCACAATGCGGAAATTGAGAAGACCAAGGCTGAAATTGACAAGGTCCGGCAAAAGCTG ACGAATgtacgcgcggcgctgaacGGCGAAGGGCTCGCTGATATGCCCGCGggcaagcggcgtgcggagctgcgcgccgagctggatGGCCTTCGCTCGCAGCAGGCGGGTAGCAAAGgctcgcgcggcaaggTGTTTGACGAAATCAAGACGCTGCAGGATGAGATTGCGGCTAAGGTCAAGGCTTTGCAGGCAGCCAAAACCAAGGCGCCGTACAAGTCGACCTCGGAGCTTGATGCGCATGTTGCGCAGATCGAGGCGCAGATTGAGGCGGGCTCGATGAAGATtgtcgaggagcgcaaggcgctgaaCGAAATCTCGGCGCtaaagcgcgcgcgaaagcctatggagcagctcggcgagcaACAAGTGCAGATTGACAAGCTGCGTACCCaggccgagcagctgcgtggCACGCTGAACGACCCCGAGAGCCAGGCATTGAACAAGCGCTACGACGAGATCAAGcaggagctcgacgcgcttaGCAAGGAGCAGGAGAAGACGGTAGGTAGCCgcagcaagctgctcgcccGGCGCACTGCCTTGTCCAAGGAGCTGGACGACTTGCaccaggcacgccgcgatcGGCTCACCGCTTACCACGCCGAGAACGACAAGTACTACGCAAAGATGActgccgagcgcgagcgccgtcAGGATCAGTACAAGCGTGAGCGTGAGGAGGCTGAAAAGCTGAAGCAGGATCACGAGGAGGTGCAGATGCGTGAGGACGCGGCACTGCCTGCGTTTGCAAAGGAAATTGAGGACTGCGAAGTGCTGATCCGCTACTTTGGCGGCAACATGGAGGCGCCCTCCGATGCGCCTGTTGCacctttgcgcagcgccaataTCCCCGGCGTGGCTCAGCCGCGTACCACGGAGACAGAGGTGCCAGAAGGTGCAGTCATTGTCAAGAAAGACGAGGAGGACTACTTTGCCGGTACGAAGAAGAAGGCTGGCAAAAACAAGAAGAACAAGGGTGCAAAGCAGAGCGAGGGTGCTGACGAGGctggcacgctgcaagtgCCGTTCGGCATGCTCTCCGCGTTGCTCACGCTCAGCATTCCGCCGCCAATGAACCATGCCGACTTGCCGCGTGTCGTGGACAATGTAAGACTGAAGCGCGAGTACTTTGTCTCGAACCAGGAGCGCTTTACAAAGGAGAATATGGAGAAGGCCGAAAagcgcattgccgagctaaaggcgatgcgtgcggcgTAG